The nucleotide window AATCAGGTCCTGTGGGATGGCGGCCCAAACCATAATGCTTGCAGCAAAGGCAATGGACTATGATTCATGTCCAATGATAGGATTTGATCCAAAGCAGGTTGCAAAACTCATCAATCTACCAGATGATCATATGATAGCCATGATGATAACAATAGGTAAGGCACTAAAGCCTGCGGCGCCAAGGGGCGGACAGCTTCCACTGGATGAAGTTGTAGTGATTGATCATTTTTAGATTCAAGAATAACAAAGTTACTTGGGGTTTAATTACTCAAAATTCAATTCTTCGATATGGACGTAATAGACATCACAATTACAATAATTCATCTAATAGTAGGATTCATCCTAGTGTTTTATGCTGCCAAGGCATACAGAAAAACCAAATATCCTCCAATGCTGCTTTTAGTGGCTGGATTTTCAGTTCTTGTTTTAGGCGAAACAGTGATTGAAGATTTTTTTAATTTTCTGAACAATAACTTGTTACAAGAGATAATTGCAGAATCATTTGAAATTGTTGGCTTTGTGATATTGATTTTGGCAGTCAAGAAAAGCTGAAAATGGAAACTGACGGTGGCATCACATCTGCACTGGCAGACAAGTACACACGAGATATTCTAACCATACTAGCAAAAGAAGAATTATCAGCACAACAAATCTCCACAAGACTAGACATTCCAACATCTACAACATATAGAAAAATCAAAACGCTTGAGGACCTCAAACTTGTCAAGAAAACAAAGGTAATACGCACAACAGAAGGCCTAGGTGAAAGCTACTACAGAAGCTTGGTTTTAGAGATCAATGTGAAATACAGGGACGGAAATCTTACCTACACTGTAGAGAGAATCAAAATGGATGACAGAATAGTCAGATTGTGGGAAAAATTCAAGGAATAATCACTGCCATTCTCATAGATGAGAACGGTCGGCACTAAATTAAATATCAAATTACATACTCATTCATGGAAAAAAAATCGACGCATATTGCAGCATTTGTGCTTGCGGCAATTGTGATCTCAACTGGTGCGTTATACCTAATGGTAGCATCAGATGAATACAATGACTACAAGCAGGAAGCTGGCGCAGCTACCAATGAGCAAGGCTCAGAATCATCCGAGCAGGAATCCGAAGAGGAGGTAGAGTCAGGAACATTCGGACCACAACATGAAGCAGTCTTCTTTGGAATAATTGGTACGATGTATGTGCCAATTGGTTTGTGGATATTAAAGAAAAAAGACCAAACCAAAACACCATACATAATTTCGCTAATTGGTTCTGCTGGATTGATTGTCTTCTATGTAGCAACAAGAACAGTTGATCTTCCACTTGTAGGCCTACAAACAGATATCGGCATACAAGATACGCTGGCAAAAGTGTTGCAGGGCACGATAGTTGCAATATCTGGATTTATGCTATTTTCAATAGCAAAACACAGAAAAGTCTCAAAACTAGCCTAGGTTTTTTATTAGGCATTTCAATTTTTTATTAAAATTTTTACCAAGCAAAGCCCTGATCATAACCATGGTATCTACTCAGATAATGGAAAAGATTCTCTTTGGGGTTGCAAAGCAGTGGATTGCAGGAAACACCATTGATGAGGCACTTGTTACGGCACAAAATTCCTACAAAAACGGAATGAGTGTAATCATAAACAAGCTTGGCGAATACCACACCTCAAAGAACCAAATAGAAAACACCATTTCAGAATACCACACCATAATGGCATCATTTAGGAAATGGAAGGTAAATGGCGCCATATCTGTCAAGCCGACTCAGATTGGTTTGATGAAAAGCAAAAAGAAATGCCTGAATAATTTTGAGATTTTGATTAGGGCTGCAACAAAATCGCAGACATTTGTGTGGCTGGACATGGAATCCTCGGACCACACAGACGAGACAATCCAAATTTACGAGAACCTGCTGGCAAGATACGAAAGGCTAGGCATTGCAATACAGGCAAACCTGATGCGAAGCGAGGGCGATTTGGCGGATTTATTATCAATGGGCGGCAAAATACGCCTAGTAAAAGGAGCATATCGCGAAAACTCCAACATATCATTCAAGTCAAAACAAAAGGTAGACCAAAACTATCTCAGACTGATGAAAATATTATTTGAGAATGCAAATGAATTTGGAATTGCCACACATGATGGCATAATGATAGATAGAGCAACAGAATTAGCAAAAAAGAATGAAAAGAAATTCGAGTTCCAGATGCTTCGCGGGATTCGAGATGAGCTAAAGCCAATTCTAATCAAAAAAGGATTTTCCCTATCAGAGTATATCCCATATGGAACCAACTGGCTTCCATATTCCATTAGGAGACTAAAGGAGCGAAAAAGAAACATCTTGCTTTTGGGAAGCTCATTTATTTCGCACCAAAAAATGCGTTAGTAGAAATCCTACTTGAACGTTATATAGAAAAAATCCGTTGTTGTGTGTAATGAAAACAACGGGAATCGTCTTGATTCTACTTGTTGCGACACTGGCACTACCTTTGGGGAATTCATTTGCAGTGCCAATATCAAATCCACCAACAAATCTTTCAGCCCAAGCAGTATCCAGTACACAAATCAACCTCTCATGGAGCGCACCAATCAATTCAACACAAAATGGTGTAAATGGCTACAAGATAGAGCGTGATGTGGGATGTTTAGGCACATTTACGGTTCTGGTTGCAAATCACACCAATACTAGCTATTCCAATACGAATCTGAGTGCATCAAAATGCTATGCATACAAGGTTTCTGCGCTAAATTCGGCTGGAATCAGCACATCATCAAATGTTGCACAGGCAGCCACCCAGTCAGCACCATCCACAAATCAGACCAAGCCAACTGACAATTTGGGGCAAAAGGTATCAGAGTTTGTACAAAAACGCAACGAGCTGCTCAAAAAACAACGCGAGGAAACAATAAAGATTATTCGCGAATGCCACGACAAGGCGCTAAATTCCACAGGAATTGCACGAAAGCAGATCATGGAAGACTGCAGAGAGAAAATGCATGAGCTCAAAGACAAGTACCAAGATTCAAGAAAACAATTCAAAGAAGAATTCAAGACCTTCAAAAAAGACGCAAAAACCATCCTAAAGGAAGCCAAAAAGTCAGGCCTCATCGACAAAAGAGACATCAAGGAAATAAAACACGAGTTTCGAGACTTTGAGAACAACACAAAACACGAATCAAAGGAACTAAAGCACGACATCAAGGAGCTACGCAAAGATCTCAAAAAGGAGCTCAAAAAAGACAAGAAAAAAGACAAACACGATGACGATGATGACTGATTCCTTTTTCATTTTATTTTTAGGCACAAAATCAACAAACTAGCTTATCATTTAACGAATCAGCTGAGCAGGCCCTATCAATCAGATATCATATCACATAATCATGCAAACATCACATTGGACTCGCGAAGTTCGAGCCCCATTCAAAAGAGTCATGGCTTGGGACATGCTTTTCTTTGTCCTAGGCATTGGCGTTGGCGCCGGAATCGGTGCATTCCTAGCCACAAGCTAGGAATTTTTTTATTCTTTCAGCTTGCTTTCCTGAAATATTTCGGACTCGTACCAGTTGTACCTAAAATAATCCAGGCACCACTCATGAAACATTGCGTCTGTGCTGTAAAACATCTCAGTAAGGTCTGCCTCACCCTCTGCATTCGAAAATGAGACGCTTGCCTCTTTTTCGTTTAGCACTATGAGGGTCTGAACTGTTTTTTGCATCTTTCTTTCTACCAGTCCTTTTTCTATCAGCTCATCATAGTTGAGCTTGGCCAAAAGCTTTTTTCTACCCTTTGGCACCACAGCAGATTCCGATAAGATATAGTTGAACTTGATCCCTTTTTCGATTCGCTTTACCTTTGGCTCTATTATATCGAGCGGGATTTCGGTTAGGATTTCATAGATGTACTGATTTGCGTTTTTGTAAATTGATTTCCATTGCTCCAAAACCTTTGATACTCCTTTTGTGTGTACAGAGTTTGCCAGCTGCCCAATTCTCATTATGAATTTTGGCGGTATATCACCAAAGGTGTGATCCTCAAAATATTTTCTATTCCTGGACAGAAATATGATAGACGGGGTCTGGGAGCAGATTGTCTTGCCGTATGTGGTCAGGGTATAGTAGCCATCCATGTTTTTTGTGATAAATCCGCCATCCTCTAGTCTTGCAAAATTGCGATGCACTTCTTGGACGGTAGCACCGATTTCTTTTGCCATGTTGGTTACCTTGCATTTTTTTTCCAATAATCGAAATATTATTTGCAGCCGCTGTTGGCTGGACATCTCCAGAAAATTGTTTGCCGCCTCTTCGTACAGGTCCACCATATGGTGTGATTTAGTCACAAGTTGGTAAAAAATGCTGAGTTCTATACATAACAAGAAAATTAGCACTAGGTGAATTTTTTGGCATTATTTATTAGATTGAATTTAGGATTTTGTCTTGTTGGTCTATTTACGAACGAAGACAGTCAAGGGTGAAAAATACCTGTATCTAGTAAGATCAGTCTGGGATTCAAAAAAGAACACATCGCGCCAAGAGACAATAAAGTATTTGGGAAAATCATCAGAGGTAACCAGAGAAGATATACCAATACAATACAGAAACGACCCAAAGGTTGTCTCGTTTTTGGCCTCAGATGAGGCAATGGACCTGGACAGGCGAGATGAGATGCTAGGCAAGCTGCGGGACCAACTATTCAAGTTGTTCATGAAGGGGGATTTGGATGGATCGCTGGAATTATACCAGAACTATCGCACAGTATCTGGTACTACAAGTTTTTTTGAAAAGATTCTCACGCCAGTCATGTATGAGATCGGCGAGCTCTGGGTGAAAAACAAGATCAGCATCGCAGACGAACATGTTTGCAGTAATGTAGCAAACAGCATGGTTAGAATAATTTTTGATAGAAATGAAAAGATTCCAACAAAAAAGAAGATCCTAATCTGCACACCGGACGGTGAGCATCACAACTTGGCCGCAAGCATTTTGGAATCACATCTATCGTGCAGTGGATTCAAGGTCTTTAATTTGTCCCCGTCAGAGCCACATGAATCCATAGTTCGGTTTATTGACTCGGCCAAGCCAGATGCCGTGTTGGTTTCGATCACACTAACAGACAATATCAAGCCAGGCCAGAGGCTGGTCAAAAAGATAAGGGAGCGATCCTCCATCCCAGTCTTTGTTGGAGGCCAAGCCCTAAAGGATCAAGACGCCAAGTTTGATGCCCAGATAATCCGCGAATCCAGCCTCAAAAACATCCCAAGACTAATCAACTAAGATGAAATTTGGGGTATCGGTCTTTGTATTTACGCGAGACCTACGAATTGAGGATAATGTGGGATTGGTTTCTGCATGTGCAAGCTCAGATGTTGTGATTCCATGTTTTGTTCTGAATCCAAAAATACAGGACTCTTACAGATTTAGATTTTTGCTTGACTGCATTGAAGATCTAAAAAACGAATTTACAAAGAGAAAGGCCGCCCTCCATGTTTTGTATGGGAATTACACTCAGGCATTGCAACAAATATCCAAGATGCAAAAAATCGATGCAGTTTTTGCAAATCAGGACTATACACCATTTGCCAAAAAAAGACAAGACCAGATCACGTATTTTTGCACCACAAACAACATACCATTCCACCAATATGTGGATCACCTAATGTATGATCCAAACATGATAAAAACACAAGAAGGAAAACCATACAGCGTGTTTTCTCAGTTTTTTAGAACCGCAATTCAAATTCCAGTCGCAAAACCGCAACAAAACGAATTTACAAATTTTCATGCAAGGCTAATTGATGATTATTTCGCATCATCAGATCACACCATTCCAATCAAGGGCGGCAGAAAAAGCGCATTACAAATTCTAAAAAGCATTAAAAACTTTGCAGACTATGAAGCAAAAAGAAACTATCCCATGTATCAAACCACGATGCTTTCTGCACACAGCAGGTTTGGCACAGTATCAGTCAGGGAACTATACCACACCATATCGGAAAATCTCGGCATGCACCACACCCTGGTAAATGAGATTCATTGGAAAGAGTTTTTCAGTCATGTTTTGTATCATTTCCCTCATGTGACCAAAGGAGCATTCAGAAAGAACCTCTCTGTCACACCATGTAAACACAACAAAGCCCACATTGATGCCTGGAAGAACGGCAGAACCGGCTTTCCAATAGTTGATGCTGGTATGAGGGAGCTAAACAACACGGGCTTTATGCATAATAGAATACGCATGATTGTTGCCTCTTTTTTGAGCAAAGACCTGCACGCAGACTGGAAGATAGGCGAGCGGTATTTTGCTGAAAAGCTAATCGACTATGATCTGGCAGTAAACAACGGCAATTGGCAGTGGGCTGCGTCTACTGGGTGTGATGCACAGCCGTGGTTTAGGGTTTTCAATCCATGGCTGCAACAAAAAAAGTTCGACTCGGAATGCAGATACATCAAAAAATGGATTCCCGAGCTGGAAAAACTGTCCGCAGAGAAAATACACAGACTAGAATCAGAATCATTTGATGTTGACTATC belongs to Candidatus Nitrosotenuis cloacae and includes:
- a CDS encoding fibronectin type III domain-containing protein, translated to MKTTGIVLILLVATLALPLGNSFAVPISNPPTNLSAQAVSSTQINLSWSAPINSTQNGVNGYKIERDVGCLGTFTVLVANHTNTSYSNTNLSASKCYAYKVSALNSAGISTSSNVAQAATQSAPSTNQTKPTDNLGQKVSEFVQKRNELLKKQREETIKIIRECHDKALNSTGIARKQIMEDCREKMHELKDKYQDSRKQFKEEFKTFKKDAKTILKEAKKSGLIDKRDIKEIKHEFRDFENNTKHESKELKHDIKELRKDLKKELKKDKKKDKHDDDDD
- a CDS encoding cobalamin B12-binding domain-containing protein, which gives rise to MVYLRTKTVKGEKYLYLVRSVWDSKKNTSRQETIKYLGKSSEVTREDIPIQYRNDPKVVSFLASDEAMDLDRRDEMLGKLRDQLFKLFMKGDLDGSLELYQNYRTVSGTTSFFEKILTPVMYEIGELWVKNKISIADEHVCSNVANSMVRIIFDRNEKIPTKKKILICTPDGEHHNLAASILESHLSCSGFKVFNLSPSEPHESIVRFIDSAKPDAVLVSITLTDNIKPGQRLVKKIRERSSIPVFVGGQALKDQDAKFDAQIIRESSLKNIPRLIN
- a CDS encoding DUF7521 family protein; its protein translation is MDVIDITITIIHLIVGFILVFYAAKAYRKTKYPPMLLLVAGFSVLVLGETVIEDFFNFLNNNLLQEIIAESFEIVGFVILILAVKKS
- a CDS encoding cryptochrome/photolyase family protein produces the protein MKFGVSVFVFTRDLRIEDNVGLVSACASSDVVIPCFVLNPKIQDSYRFRFLLDCIEDLKNEFTKRKAALHVLYGNYTQALQQISKMQKIDAVFANQDYTPFAKKRQDQITYFCTTNNIPFHQYVDHLMYDPNMIKTQEGKPYSVFSQFFRTAIQIPVAKPQQNEFTNFHARLIDDYFASSDHTIPIKGGRKSALQILKSIKNFADYEAKRNYPMYQTTMLSAHSRFGTVSVRELYHTISENLGMHHTLVNEIHWKEFFSHVLYHFPHVTKGAFRKNLSVTPCKHNKAHIDAWKNGRTGFPIVDAGMRELNNTGFMHNRIRMIVASFLSKDLHADWKIGERYFAEKLIDYDLAVNNGNWQWAASTGCDAQPWFRVFNPWLQQKKFDSECRYIKKWIPELEKLSAEKIHRLESESFDVDYPRPIVDHAEESKIAKQMFRQETR
- a CDS encoding proline dehydrogenase family protein; this encodes MVSTQIMEKILFGVAKQWIAGNTIDEALVTAQNSYKNGMSVIINKLGEYHTSKNQIENTISEYHTIMASFRKWKVNGAISVKPTQIGLMKSKKKCLNNFEILIRAATKSQTFVWLDMESSDHTDETIQIYENLLARYERLGIAIQANLMRSEGDLADLLSMGGKIRLVKGAYRENSNISFKSKQKVDQNYLRLMKILFENANEFGIATHDGIMIDRATELAKKNEKKFEFQMLRGIRDELKPILIKKGFSLSEYIPYGTNWLPYSIRRLKERKRNILLLGSSFISHQKMR
- a CDS encoding winged helix-turn-helix domain-containing protein, producing the protein METDGGITSALADKYTRDILTILAKEELSAQQISTRLDIPTSTTYRKIKTLEDLKLVKKTKVIRTTEGLGESYYRSLVLEINVKYRDGNLTYTVERIKMDDRIVRLWEKFKE
- a CDS encoding helix-turn-helix transcriptional regulator, with amino-acid sequence MVDLYEEAANNFLEMSSQQRLQIIFRLLEKKCKVTNMAKEIGATVQEVHRNFARLEDGGFITKNMDGYYTLTTYGKTICSQTPSIIFLSRNRKYFEDHTFGDIPPKFIMRIGQLANSVHTKGVSKVLEQWKSIYKNANQYIYEILTEIPLDIIEPKVKRIEKGIKFNYILSESAVVPKGRKKLLAKLNYDELIEKGLVERKMQKTVQTLIVLNEKEASVSFSNAEGEADLTEMFYSTDAMFHEWCLDYFRYNWYESEIFQESKLKE